The following nucleotide sequence is from Vibrio sp. SCSIO 43136.
TCCCAGTAATACAGAGCCAGCAAGCAAGGCTTTCGATAGTGTAGGTACAAACGTTTTCATTATGATTCTCCGTTATCATCCCTTATAAACAAAGGCGTGTTGTCTGTTTCATCGTCAAAAATAATAACGTTACGTTTTTAGACTTTCCATGCCTATCATTCAACTCCGTGATAGCAGTCACTATGGTTTTTAATCAAAAATTTCATAAATTCAAGATAAAACGCTTTATTACAATAACTTAACCAACAAACAACACCTAAAATAGATTCTTGTACGACAATAGATCGTGATCACGAAATCACTATATTAGAGAGCTAAAACACACAATCGAAACGTTACCATTACAAACAAAAGCACATTTGGACACAATATAGGCGTGTTATATGAACAGATACTAAGGATGTAACGATGAAACCAGCCTACCTAGCGATGCCAATCATGTTGGGGCTCGCCGGATGCAATAGCACCACGACTATGAATCAAGAGGTCACATCGCTCGCTCTTGACCCAATGGATAGCTTTGTTGTGCAGCAAGAAGACCAGCTCCTGTTAAACAATCAACCTTTCCGTTTTGCTGGCACCAACAACTATTACATGCACTATAAAAGCAACGATATGATCACTGCAGTGCTTGATGATGCTCAGGAGATGGGGCTTAACTCGATCCGTGTTTGGGGTTTCATGGAGGGCATCAGCCACAATCACACCATGCAACCTGAAGCGGGCGATTATACGCCACCAGCTGGGGTAAAAAGTGCGCTTGAACGTCTTGATTTCACTATTGCAGAAGCAAAGAAACGTGGCATCCGCGTCGTCGTGGCACTAACCAATAACTGGGGTGATTTTGGTGGTATGCCTCAATACGTCGAATGGTTTGGTGGCAGCCACCATGATGACTTCTACCGCAACCCAGAGATCAAGCAAAGCTACAAAGATTACGTTAAACACATCATCGGCCATACCAACCGCTATACAGGTGTCCCTAACTCAGAAGAGCCTGCGATCATGACTTGGGAACTGGGTAACGAGCCAAGAGCCCAGTCGGATAAATCTGGTGAACTATTGTACCAGTGGACCAAAGAGATGAGTGATTACGTGCGTAGCCTTGCGCCGAATCAACTCATAGCGTTAGGTTCCGAAGGCTTTTTCACCCGCCCTGGTCACGAGGATTGGGCATACAATGGAAACGAAGGAGTGGACTGGGAGCGCATCCTTACCCTACCGAACATCAGTTACGGCACCTTCCACCTTTACCCAGAGCACTGGGGCAAGCACGATGCGGAACAATGGGGTACGCAGTGGATCATTGAGCACGCTCAGGCAGCCAAAGCGGCCAATAAGCCGGCTGTGCTAGAGGAATACGGCATCGGCAAAAATGAGCCACAAAATCGTGATTTCATCTACCGTAAATGGACACAAACAGCCTATGAACAGGGCCTTGCGGGCAGCATGTTCTGGATCTTAACCAGCTATGAGCCAGATCAAAAAGAGAACCTATACCCAGATTACGATGGCTTTCGTGTGCTGAATGACGGCGGTCGTACCACTCAGATCTTGCTTAATCACTCGAAACAAATGCGTGGCTTCGAATACCAAGATAACGACTCAGTATTTTTGACCTACCCGGTCGACCAACTCACCGTTTCGGAGCCTAACTTCACCGTGAAAAGCTATCCAATGGCCAGTGAAGGTAACCAAGTGAAATCGGTCACGTTACGCCTGCCTGATAGCGACCAAAGCTTTGAAATGCTCGATAGCGATGGCGACGGCTACTACGAGCTCGACCTAAGCGCAGAAACCACTGGCTATGGTGAACGTCGCTTAGTCACAGTGGCCACCTTTGAACAAGGTGCACGTCAAACCGATAAAATCACCATCAAGGTAGATCGCCCAATCAAGGGCTATGAAGTAGGCACTGCGTACGATTTTGCTGACGGCAAATTAAGCGGCTGGGAAAGCGAAGGTACATGGCAAGCAAAATGGCAAAACCCTTCTTTGGAAGTATCTGATGAACTGGGTAGCCCAATGCTAAAACTCAATATTGAGTGGTCAGGCAAAAATGATTGGGAAGAGCTCAAGTTGCGTAACATGTCTATCCCGAAATTTGGTCAACACACCAAGCTCAAATACGTCCTTTATGTCCCAGTGAATGAAGGGGACAAAGGTGGTGTTCGCCCTTATGCCGCTCTTGGCGATGGCTGGGTGAAGATAGGTACAGATACCCACCGTACGACTGTCGACAAGCTTGAAAAGGTGACTCTAGGCGGCAAGCAATACTACAAGCAGCCAGTTGAAATTGACCTAGGTGATGTATCTACCAAGCTACCCGATCTATTCCTATGTATCGTTGGCGATAAGTTCCCGCTGACAGGTTCGGTCTTTATCGACAACATCGAACTACTAAAACCTGTTTACTAGTCCCCTTCACCCCAAGCAGCTCTGTGGGCTTGGGGTGCTTATCACAAGGCAATAACATGACCACCACTGCAAACACACTGGGTTTATCTCAATGGTCTTTTCACCGCTCTATTCTTGGTCAAGTGCGAGACAACTATGAACAGTACTTATCCCTACTTCACTCAAGTAATCCCGATCAAGTGCTGCAAGGGGATCTCAACTGCTTTGAGTTTTTGGATCTGGCCTATCTACTCGATGTGAACCACGTTGATCCTGTCAATATCCTGTTTTTTTCCAAGGTCAATGACCGGAATTGGCTCAATCAATGGAAGCAATACGCACAAAACTTAAACATCCGCTTTGAGTGCTTAATGTGTGACGAGTTAGGTAACCTTGGCGATGCAAACCCAGCTGCCCGCTTGCACGCCATTGCGATGCATAAACCATGGATAGACGCCGCTGCCACCCTTGGGTGCTCAATGGTTCGAGTGAACACCTACGGCAGTGGTAGCTACCTGCAACAACTGTACGCCAACCGTGATAGTTTGCGCGAATTAGCCATCTATGCAAAAACTCTTCAAGTGAAACTGGTAATAGAAAACCATGGTCACCCATCGAGCAATGCGGCATGGCTTGCAATGTTGATTGAAGCCGTCGATATGGACAATGTTGGGGTTTACTTAGACCTGGACAACTTCTTCATGGGAGGGTGGCACCATACCCCTCAGCGCCGCTACGACCGAATTCAAGGTATTGAAGATCTCGCCCCCTATACGTTTGCAGTCAGCGCTAAATCCTATGATTTTGACCAACATGGGCAAGAAACCAGCGTCGATTACGCCGCTTGTATTCAGACGCTGAACAAACATCAGTTTAAGGGTATCTACGCTGCTGAATTTGAAGGTGACAACTTGTCTGAAATGGAAGGTACTCAAGCGACACTGGCGCTACTAAGCCAATTGATATAGTGAACAAGCTGAAATAGTAAAAAAGCCATCACGATTGATGGCTTTAGTTTATGTGACTGCTAGGGGTTTTACACTCGGCAAGAAGCTCGATACAGAACGCAGTCAGAGCTTGCGTTAAACACACAGAACTCTCCTGGGCGCTGATAAAATGCGCTGCCAGCACCAGAATAGTGGCGTTGGTTACCAAGCTTCACTTCACCGCTCAATACAAACCAAATACATGGGCTCTGGCTTTCTGGTGTGTTTAGTCGACCACCAGCGTCTAATCTGTACTCTCTGAGCTCGAAATCATCTTCCGGCACTAGATAATCAATACCACCATCTTCGGTTGGACGACCAGTTAAGCATATTGGTGTGATTGGCTCAAAAGTGGTGATGTTCAGCAGTTCGTTGATGTCGATATGTTTAGGCGTGAGTCCGCCGCGCACCACATTATCAGAATTTGCCATCAGCTCGATATTTTGCCCCTCCAGGTAAGCATGAGGCACGCCAGCACCTTGATAAACCACTCCTCCCTTAGGCACATACATCAAATTCATGATGAAGATCATTACGAGTCCAGCATCTAACGGCATGCCATCACGACCAGCGCGTTTGGCGGCTCGCATGAACCAAAAACAAGGATCAGACTTAGACAGCTCACTTTGATCATAAGCCTGAGCATATCGCTCAATAACAGGCTCTATTAACTCTATTAGGTTTGGAGTTGGTAACTGGAATATGGTGGCGACAAATTTTTCCAGTCCCTGTTGATTCAATAACTGAGCCAAACGTTCGAATTCAGGGTATTTATTCAACTCAGTCACAGATCCCGTAACGTTACGAAAGCCATGCAAGAGATAAAAATCGGACAGTGCTAACATCAGCTCCGGTTTATGGTTATCGTCTTTGTAGCTGCGCTTTTCCATCGGAATGGCTTGGCGCTGCTCGAACGCATACCCTTGCTTGGCTTGCTCTAAAGTTGGGTGAACCTGGATCGACAACTGCTCTTTAACGTCTAGCACTTTTAGCAGGTAAGGTAACCTTGCGCCAAAGCGCTCCACAGAGCGCTCCCCCAACCTCACATCGGGGGCTGCTGTTATCCATTCCGCCAAGGAAGAGCCATCCACCAAGGTTGCCGAACCTGAAGGGTGATCGCCAAGCCAAAGTTCCGCCACCGGCTGAGTGGCATTGTCATCCGTCAACATCATTGGTAGGAAGTGTTTACCTCCCCACGGATAGTTTTTCAACGTGCCTTTAATTTCAATCATCTGTATATCTCCTGACTCATACAGGTAGGCATACTCGGCCTACTCTCGTTATCTTTTGAAATAGCAACACCACTAGGTGGTGAATTTGGTCAACGCCTTTTGCTGGCCTTCTACCAGTTGATTGAGCGTTTGGCTTCTGGCCGTGACCTGATTTAATGCCTCGGTAGCAAGGTGCATTCGTTCTACCGAAGAGTTAACTGAGGTGGCAATATGAGTACATGACTGATGTTGCTCCGACGCCGATTGGCTGATCACCTCAGATTCATGGGTAAGGTGATTCATATTTTCCTCAATCTGACCAATGGCTGATTTAGCATTCTGAATTTGTTGGGA
It contains:
- the manA gene encoding mannose-6-phosphate isomerase, class I yields the protein MIEIKGTLKNYPWGGKHFLPMMLTDDNATQPVAELWLGDHPSGSATLVDGSSLAEWITAAPDVRLGERSVERFGARLPYLLKVLDVKEQLSIQVHPTLEQAKQGYAFEQRQAIPMEKRSYKDDNHKPELMLALSDFYLLHGFRNVTGSVTELNKYPEFERLAQLLNQQGLEKFVATIFQLPTPNLIELIEPVIERYAQAYDQSELSKSDPCFWFMRAAKRAGRDGMPLDAGLVMIFIMNLMYVPKGGVVYQGAGVPHAYLEGQNIELMANSDNVVRGGLTPKHIDINELLNITTFEPITPICLTGRPTEDGGIDYLVPEDDFELREYRLDAGGRLNTPESQSPCIWFVLSGEVKLGNQRHYSGAGSAFYQRPGEFCVFNASSDCVLYRASCRV
- a CDS encoding cellulase family glycosylhydrolase; this encodes MKPAYLAMPIMLGLAGCNSTTTMNQEVTSLALDPMDSFVVQQEDQLLLNNQPFRFAGTNNYYMHYKSNDMITAVLDDAQEMGLNSIRVWGFMEGISHNHTMQPEAGDYTPPAGVKSALERLDFTIAEAKKRGIRVVVALTNNWGDFGGMPQYVEWFGGSHHDDFYRNPEIKQSYKDYVKHIIGHTNRYTGVPNSEEPAIMTWELGNEPRAQSDKSGELLYQWTKEMSDYVRSLAPNQLIALGSEGFFTRPGHEDWAYNGNEGVDWERILTLPNISYGTFHLYPEHWGKHDAEQWGTQWIIEHAQAAKAANKPAVLEEYGIGKNEPQNRDFIYRKWTQTAYEQGLAGSMFWILTSYEPDQKENLYPDYDGFRVLNDGGRTTQILLNHSKQMRGFEYQDNDSVFLTYPVDQLTVSEPNFTVKSYPMASEGNQVKSVTLRLPDSDQSFEMLDSDGDGYYELDLSAETTGYGERRLVTVATFEQGARQTDKITIKVDRPIKGYEVGTAYDFADGKLSGWESEGTWQAKWQNPSLEVSDELGSPMLKLNIEWSGKNDWEELKLRNMSIPKFGQHTKLKYVLYVPVNEGDKGGVRPYAALGDGWVKIGTDTHRTTVDKLEKVTLGGKQYYKQPVEIDLGDVSTKLPDLFLCIVGDKFPLTGSVFIDNIELLKPVY
- a CDS encoding sugar phosphate isomerase/epimerase family protein yields the protein MTTTANTLGLSQWSFHRSILGQVRDNYEQYLSLLHSSNPDQVLQGDLNCFEFLDLAYLLDVNHVDPVNILFFSKVNDRNWLNQWKQYAQNLNIRFECLMCDELGNLGDANPAARLHAIAMHKPWIDAAATLGCSMVRVNTYGSGSYLQQLYANRDSLRELAIYAKTLQVKLVIENHGHPSSNAAWLAMLIEAVDMDNVGVYLDLDNFFMGGWHHTPQRRYDRIQGIEDLAPYTFAVSAKSYDFDQHGQETSVDYAACIQTLNKHQFKGIYAAEFEGDNLSEMEGTQATLALLSQLI